The following proteins come from a genomic window of Microbacterium sulfonylureivorans:
- a CDS encoding Gfo/Idh/MocA family protein, translating into MSHRRYAVVGAGHRSQMYIDAITGTYADRALLVAICEPNPVRAQFYVDRVVASGAAAPAVYGPDDLEAMIRAERVDRVIVVARDDLHAELIVRSLDAGADVVVEKPLTIDGPSAAAIEDAIERTGREVVITFNYRYSPRNTALRQLLQDGTIGEITSIDFSWVLDTKHGADYFRRWHREKEHSGGLLVHKASHHFDLVNWWIRSSPQRVFASGGLRFYGAENAAARGIQGRPARGTHDGADAFELDLREDERLAALYLEAERHDGYQRDRDVFSEGITIEDNLALIVDYASGATLSYSLNAHSPWEGYRVAVNGTLGRAELEVVERGAVLASGGLHAVLDPSAVDAGASGSLRPEGERLIVQKHWEAPSEVPIVNGEGGHGGGDALLLADVFEGPGEDPLGRPADWRDGVRSIAVGIAGNRSLETGMPVRIDELGIRFLESGAYVANRS; encoded by the coding sequence ATGAGTCACCGCCGGTACGCCGTCGTCGGAGCGGGCCACCGATCGCAGATGTACATCGATGCGATCACCGGCACGTACGCCGACCGCGCGCTGCTCGTTGCGATCTGCGAGCCCAACCCCGTCCGCGCGCAGTTCTACGTCGACCGCGTCGTGGCGTCCGGCGCGGCCGCGCCCGCCGTCTACGGACCCGACGATCTCGAGGCGATGATCCGCGCGGAGCGGGTCGACCGCGTGATCGTGGTCGCGCGCGACGACCTGCACGCCGAGCTCATCGTCCGTTCGCTGGATGCCGGTGCCGACGTCGTCGTCGAGAAGCCCCTCACGATCGACGGCCCTTCCGCAGCCGCCATCGAGGACGCCATCGAGCGCACCGGCCGTGAGGTCGTGATCACCTTCAACTACCGCTACTCGCCGCGCAACACCGCGCTGCGACAGCTCCTGCAGGACGGAACGATCGGCGAGATCACGTCCATCGACTTCTCGTGGGTGCTCGACACCAAGCACGGGGCGGACTACTTCCGCCGCTGGCACCGCGAGAAGGAGCACTCGGGCGGTCTGCTCGTGCACAAGGCGAGCCACCACTTCGATCTCGTCAACTGGTGGATCCGCTCCAGCCCGCAGCGCGTGTTCGCCTCGGGCGGGCTGCGCTTCTACGGCGCCGAGAACGCGGCGGCCCGGGGCATCCAAGGCCGTCCTGCCCGCGGCACGCACGACGGCGCCGACGCCTTCGAGCTCGACCTGCGCGAGGACGAGCGCCTCGCGGCGCTGTACCTCGAGGCCGAGCGGCACGACGGCTACCAGCGCGATCGCGACGTCTTCAGCGAGGGCATCACGATCGAGGACAACCTCGCCCTGATCGTGGACTACGCCTCGGGAGCGACGCTGTCCTACTCGCTCAACGCCCATTCCCCCTGGGAGGGCTACCGCGTCGCCGTCAACGGCACCCTCGGGCGTGCCGAGCTCGAGGTCGTCGAGCGCGGTGCCGTGCTCGCGTCCGGAGGTCTCCACGCCGTGCTCGACCCGAGCGCGGTCGACGCGGGGGCGTCGGGATCGCTGCGTCCGGAAGGCGAGCGCCTGATCGTCCAGAAGCACTGGGAGGCGCCCTCCGAGGTGCCGATCGTGAACGGCGAGGGCGGCCACGGCGGAGGCGACGCGCTCCTGCTCGCCGACGTGTTCGAAGGACCGGGCGAGGACCCGCTCGGCCGCCCCGCGGACTGGCGCGACGGGGTGCGCTCGATCGCGGTGGGCATCGCGGGCAACCGATCGCTCGAGACGGGCATGCCGGTGCGGATCGACGAGCTCGGCATCCGGTTCCTCGAGTCGGGCGCGTACGTCGCGAACCGGTCATGA